The Synechocystis sp. PCC 7509 genome includes a window with the following:
- a CDS encoding mannosyltransferase family protein, translated as MAKLQKSWKYWLLFPLCLWLFSRLVICIVMVDFAPLLPAPPGGIVATGGWDVFAAWDSDFYERIAIFGYNTPHSVAFFPLYPLLVRGVMALGLPFVVAGTIVNNLAFLAALIFIYNWVASSHSKSVARWTIVVLAWFPLSIFGTVIYSEGLYLLLSSVALRAFEQKRYWWVVLTGSLATATRPTAIALIPTFLIVCWREGRKVKAYIASLATGLGVFFYSLYCQIYFQDALAFIHVQKAWQPAQDFLGQDWLKMVMQVAVGTRNWQRGTIVDVWHPLIFVVICVSGCSLWKSSFKLRGYSLCFLGFVLWLVAGNPLLNSAITFGGIYLLWYCRSLLSNTLVTYGICSYALILSTGRTTSIERYVYAIVSVAVSLGILLSRYPRYGYIVSAFFAFLLILYSLRFAQHLWVA; from the coding sequence ATGGCTAAACTACAAAAAAGTTGGAAGTATTGGTTATTATTTCCACTCTGTTTGTGGTTATTTAGCCGCTTAGTTATTTGTATAGTCATGGTAGACTTCGCCCCATTATTACCCGCACCACCGGGGGGAATTGTTGCTACAGGGGGATGGGATGTGTTTGCAGCTTGGGATAGCGACTTTTACGAACGCATTGCTATTTTTGGCTACAACACGCCTCATTCTGTCGCTTTTTTCCCTTTATATCCGCTTCTGGTCAGGGGAGTAATGGCTTTAGGTTTGCCCTTTGTGGTGGCGGGTACTATAGTCAATAATTTAGCTTTTTTAGCGGCATTAATCTTTATCTACAATTGGGTAGCCAGCAGTCATAGTAAAAGCGTTGCAAGGTGGACAATAGTTGTTTTAGCCTGGTTTCCACTTTCTATTTTTGGCACGGTTATTTACTCCGAAGGATTATATTTATTACTTAGTTCTGTAGCCTTACGTGCTTTTGAGCAAAAGCGTTACTGGTGGGTAGTTTTGACGGGTTCTCTAGCTACTGCTACTCGTCCAACTGCGATCGCCCTAATTCCCACATTTTTAATTGTCTGTTGGCGAGAAGGTCGAAAAGTAAAGGCTTACATTGCTAGTTTAGCTACGGGTTTAGGTGTATTTTTTTATAGCTTGTATTGTCAAATTTATTTTCAAGATGCTTTAGCGTTTATCCACGTCCAAAAAGCTTGGCAACCAGCACAGGATTTTTTGGGTCAAGATTGGCTAAAAATGGTGATGCAGGTTGCTGTAGGTACGAGAAACTGGCAACGGGGGACAATTGTTGATGTTTGGCATCCCCTAATATTTGTAGTTATTTGCGTTAGTGGTTGTTCATTGTGGAAGTCAAGTTTTAAGCTACGCGGTTATAGTTTGTGCTTTTTGGGGTTTGTTTTATGGTTAGTTGCGGGGAATCCGTTACTTAATAGCGCGATTACTTTTGGTGGTATTTATTTACTATGGTATTGTCGCTCTTTACTTAGCAATACCTTAGTTACTTACGGGATTTGTAGCTATGCTTTGATTTTGAGTACCGGGCGAACAACTTCTATTGAGCGTTATGTTTATGCAATTGTCAGTGTGGCGGTTTCTCTAGGAATATTATTGTCGCGCTATCCTCGCTATGGATATATAGTTAGCGCTTTTTTTGCTTTTTTGCTTATTCTCTACTCTTTGCGCTTTGCACAACACCTGTGGGTAGCTTAG
- a CDS encoding peroxidase family protein encodes MRDTSKDGFRNKLETYALTHFKPIWNLIQSNDTLKKKVNKFLVNNAIYKVPTRPYPFSTMSPYTSWDSLSDRTYSGLHLPPLDWQPLTNENHLKLKLADTKDFEKKLPAIEDLRGLYRKSGETKYSPKSTLIFPYFVQWFTDSFLRTDRHNHRKNTSNHQIDLCTVYGLNAKITHLLRSYQGGKLKSQIINGEEYPPFYYDEKGEAKKEFIGLPHQLDNDGNPKADTFPLDKKQKLFAMGVEVERSNVQIGYVMLNVLALREHNRLCELLAKTYPSWDDERLFQTARNILIVEVLRIVVEDYVNHITPYHFQFITDPLTFSNEKWYRQNWMTVEFTLVYRWHSMLPDTLIYNGQKIPTYETQWNNEMIIKQGLGALFEESCSQPCAQLSLFNTPEFLIPVELASVRFGREVKLRSYNDYRQLCKYPRVTDFDQISSDKNIQKELQRLYGHVDNIELYVGIYAEDLRENSALPSLVGRLIGIDAFSQVLTNPLLAESVFHPETFSPVGWEEIQNTKTLSQLLHRNLPPSDKKYRVSFDRAST; translated from the coding sequence ATGAGGGATACATCTAAAGACGGGTTTAGAAATAAACTAGAAACCTATGCTTTGACTCACTTTAAGCCAATTTGGAACTTAATTCAAAGCAACGATACTCTCAAAAAAAAAGTTAATAAGTTTCTTGTCAACAACGCCATTTATAAAGTTCCTACTCGCCCTTATCCGTTTAGTACCATGTCTCCCTACACTTCTTGGGATTCATTGAGCGATCGCACTTATAGCGGGCTTCATCTTCCACCCCTTGATTGGCAACCTTTAACTAATGAAAATCATTTAAAACTTAAGTTGGCTGATACGAAAGACTTTGAGAAAAAGCTACCAGCTATAGAAGATTTGCGGGGGTTATATCGCAAATCTGGCGAAACAAAATACTCGCCCAAATCTACCTTAATTTTTCCTTATTTTGTTCAATGGTTTACCGATAGTTTTCTCCGCACAGATCGCCATAATCATCGTAAAAATACTTCCAATCACCAAATCGATCTCTGTACTGTCTATGGATTAAATGCAAAAATTACTCACTTGCTGAGATCCTACCAAGGAGGTAAATTAAAAAGTCAAATTATTAATGGCGAAGAATATCCACCTTTTTATTATGACGAAAAAGGAGAAGCAAAAAAAGAGTTTATTGGTTTACCACATCAATTAGATAATGATGGTAATCCAAAAGCTGATACTTTTCCTCTCGACAAAAAACAAAAGTTGTTTGCAATGGGAGTTGAAGTAGAAAGATCCAATGTTCAAATTGGTTATGTGATGCTAAATGTTCTGGCTTTAAGAGAACACAATCGCTTGTGCGAATTATTAGCAAAAACTTATCCAAGTTGGGATGATGAAAGACTTTTTCAAACCGCTAGAAATATTTTGATTGTGGAAGTTTTGAGAATTGTAGTAGAGGATTATGTCAATCACATTACCCCTTATCACTTTCAATTTATTACCGATCCTCTGACTTTTAGTAATGAAAAATGGTATCGCCAAAATTGGATGACGGTAGAATTTACTTTAGTCTATCGTTGGCATAGTATGCTACCAGATACTTTAATTTATAATGGGCAAAAAATCCCCACTTATGAGACGCAGTGGAACAATGAAATGATAATTAAGCAAGGATTAGGAGCTTTGTTTGAAGAAAGTTGTTCCCAACCATGCGCCCAACTGAGTTTATTTAATACTCCTGAATTTCTAATTCCTGTGGAGTTGGCGAGTGTTCGTTTTGGACGAGAAGTAAAGTTAAGAAGTTACAACGATTATCGCCAATTGTGTAAGTATCCACGCGTAACAGATTTCGATCAAATTAGTAGCGACAAGAACATTCAAAAAGAACTACAACGGCTCTATGGTCATGTAGATAATATTGAATTGTATGTAGGAATTTATGCCGAAGATTTACGCGAAAACTCTGCTTTACCTTCTTTAGTTGGGCGATTAATTGGCATTGATGCTTTTTCACAAGTTTTAACTAATCCCCTACTCGCTGAAAGTGTTTTTCATCCCGAAACTTTTTCTCCCGTTGGCTGGGAGGAAATTCAAAATACTAAAACTCTTTCCCAATTACTACATCGCAATCTTCCTCCATCCGATAAAAAGTATAGAGTTTCTTTTGATCGCGCTTCAACTTAG
- a CDS encoding DUF4331 family protein, with translation MNKHWLLKVIALLLGWLLFITPAYASDHQDSPKILSTPVLDISDLFAFTNPEQPNHLVMVMNTLPLASESAWFADAFEYNIVVKPISIAGTGSQAGFSVGDREFRFTCKFKTPKVGQLGTCTAPKGISVPVKVNDEDGTQGAGMRVFAGRRLDSFFLDFKRIAEGKLGADAEGKNSLQNKNVLSIVIDADMDKVFGTDNGSMFAVVGEVNTIAKPTIRIDRQGRSEMTNITLSFKQFDQVNKDLDVRDLYNQEDTFKPSKDYIGAYRARFNANLGFWDNFDRQIDWQIKENGQHPLTDLLLNDILVIDTAKPCTEKGYLEIEKAILKGQPYATCGGRMPNEDTVDDTISLYINKGNGAHFGDGVNQPTQLAGNTFPYLAPPYSAK, from the coding sequence ATGAACAAACATTGGCTTTTAAAAGTAATCGCTTTGTTGCTTGGGTGGCTGTTATTTATTACTCCCGCCTATGCTTCCGATCATCAAGATTCACCCAAAATCCTTAGCACTCCAGTATTAGACATTTCGGATCTTTTCGCCTTTACTAATCCAGAACAACCAAACCATTTAGTAATGGTAATGAATACATTACCCCTCGCCAGCGAATCGGCGTGGTTTGCAGATGCCTTTGAATATAATATTGTTGTAAAACCCATAAGTATTGCGGGGACTGGATCGCAAGCGGGTTTTAGTGTAGGCGATCGCGAATTTCGGTTTACTTGCAAATTTAAAACTCCAAAGGTGGGACAGCTCGGCACTTGCACCGCTCCAAAAGGGATCTCTGTACCTGTAAAAGTAAACGATGAAGACGGCACGCAAGGGGCGGGAATGCGTGTATTTGCAGGTCGTCGTTTAGATTCGTTCTTTTTGGACTTTAAACGGATTGCTGAAGGTAAACTCGGCGCTGATGCGGAGGGGAAAAATTCGCTGCAAAACAAAAATGTCCTCAGCATTGTAATTGACGCAGACATGGACAAAGTGTTTGGGACAGACAATGGTTCGATGTTTGCAGTAGTGGGAGAAGTAAATACGATCGCCAAACCAACAATCCGCATCGATCGTCAAGGGCGATCGGAAATGACTAATATTACCCTCTCTTTTAAGCAATTTGACCAAGTAAATAAAGACTTGGATGTGCGGGACTTGTACAACCAGGAAGATACTTTTAAGCCATCAAAAGACTACATTGGAGCTTATCGCGCCCGGTTTAACGCCAATCTCGGCTTTTGGGACAACTTCGATCGCCAAATTGACTGGCAAATTAAAGAAAACGGTCAACATCCCCTCACAGACTTGCTATTGAATGACATTTTAGTTATCGATACCGCTAAACCTTGTACCGAAAAAGGCTACTTAGAGATTGAAAAAGCAATTTTGAAAGGTCAGCCCTACGCAACTTGTGGCGGACGAATGCCCAATGAGGACACCGTAGACGACACCATCAGTTTGTACATCAACAAAGGCAATGGAGCGCATTTCGGTGATGGAGTTAACCAACCCACTCAGTTAGCTGGCAACACTTTTCCTTATTTAGCACCACCCTATAGCGCCAAATAA
- a CDS encoding cation diffusion facilitator family transporter — translation MHHHDSYTHTHGAISPEIVTSERGIWAVKWSFMGLLLTALLQVGVVILSGSVALLADTIHNLGDAATAIPLWIAFSLAQWKPNQRFTYGYRRVEDLAGVAIVGIILLSAAITGYEAIERFLHPQAITHLRAVMVAAVIGFLGNEAVARFRLKVGQEIGSAALVADGYHARVDGFTSLSVFLGAALTGLGFPLADPIVGLLITVAIARIVIQSAQTIFTRLLDGVEPEVIADLHHAISHVPEVLEINSIKARWTGHCLQAEIAIAVNPELSVVEAQKIATSVRSQLSSHTHLVEATVCVEPQLIAKYSLHRPLVVS, via the coding sequence ATGCACCATCACGATAGTTACACCCATACACACGGCGCAATTTCTCCCGAAATTGTGACTTCTGAGCGCGGAATTTGGGCAGTTAAATGGTCATTTATGGGACTGCTACTAACGGCTTTGTTGCAAGTTGGGGTTGTCATCCTTTCCGGTAGTGTAGCTCTCCTTGCCGATACAATCCATAACTTAGGCGACGCTGCAACGGCAATTCCTTTATGGATAGCTTTTTCTCTAGCCCAATGGAAACCCAATCAACGTTTTACCTACGGATATAGACGGGTAGAAGATTTAGCGGGAGTGGCGATTGTCGGGATTATCTTGCTAAGTGCGGCGATAACAGGCTATGAGGCAATAGAGCGATTTTTGCATCCCCAAGCAATTACTCACTTAAGAGCCGTTATGGTGGCGGCGGTGATTGGCTTTTTGGGTAACGAGGCAGTGGCAAGATTTCGGCTCAAAGTTGGGCAAGAAATTGGCAGCGCGGCTTTAGTAGCAGATGGCTACCACGCGCGAGTTGATGGGTTTACAAGCCTGTCAGTCTTTTTAGGCGCAGCTTTGACGGGGTTGGGGTTTCCTTTAGCCGATCCAATTGTGGGGTTATTAATTACTGTAGCGATCGCCCGAATTGTCATCCAATCGGCGCAAACAATTTTTACCCGCTTGCTAGATGGAGTTGAACCGGAAGTAATTGCTGACCTTCATCATGCTATTAGCCATGTCCCAGAGGTACTAGAAATTAACAGTATCAAAGCTCGATGGACAGGTCATTGTCTCCAAGCAGAAATCGCCATTGCTGTTAATCCAGAACTTTCTGTAGTTGAAGCGCAAAAAATTGCTACTTCTGTGCGATCGCAATTGTCTAGCCATACGCACTTAGTCGAAGCAACCGTTTGTGTTGAACCACAACTAATCGCTAAATATAGCCTCCATCGACCGTTAGTTGTTTCCTAA
- a CDS encoding GMC family oxidoreductase has product MNSNIEDTQIYDYIVVGSGAGGGPLAANLAKAGYSVLLLEAGGDPLQTDDGKPMERYSYSVPAFHPRSTEDDDLRWSFFVKHYANDAKQRRDSKYHKEQKGILYPRAGTLGGCTTHNAMITIYPHNSDWDKLAEITGDSSWQSDNMRKYFERLEQCRYIERPQSIEDNTSRHGFDGWLATSLADPKLAVRDRQLLGTIVKAVLTTLQDKVPNFFQRIQYLSSQLSNSFFSILKGETALKDIIDQLLDPNDWRVVQNRPEGVFMIPLATKDGRRISTRDYIRAVERQHPDKLKVQTHALVTQVLFEPDEGKYKAIGVEYLEGKHLYGADPRASQTNNSTAPKRQYAKREIILSGGVFNTPQLLKLSGIGAEEELKQLNIPVKVNLPGVGANLQDRYEVGVISQMKENFVLLEGGTFKEPESADAPKDPHLQEWEKSKSGLYTSNGAVIGIIKKSDEKLNDPDLFIFGLPLHFKGYFLKYADEIAAKSDRFTWAILKAHTNNTAGTVKLRSTNPQDVPEINFHYFDEGNDTKGEDLQAVVEGVKFVRELTDQSDLFIKTEMLPGGEIDQEDEVKQFIKDEAWGHHACGTCKIGRPEDKMAVLDSNFRVYGTQNLRVVDASVFPFIPGFFIVAPIYMISEKASDVIIQAAQNQP; this is encoded by the coding sequence ATGAATAGCAACATTGAAGACACCCAAATCTATGATTACATCGTTGTTGGTTCTGGAGCGGGGGGCGGCCCTTTAGCAGCCAATTTAGCCAAAGCAGGTTACAGCGTCCTGTTACTAGAAGCTGGGGGCGATCCTTTGCAAACCGATGATGGGAAACCAATGGAGCGTTACAGCTACTCAGTTCCGGCTTTTCATCCCCGCTCAACCGAAGACGACGATTTGCGTTGGAGTTTCTTTGTCAAGCACTATGCAAATGACGCAAAACAACGCCGCGATAGCAAGTATCACAAAGAACAAAAAGGGATTCTCTACCCCCGTGCGGGGACGCTTGGTGGTTGCACGACTCACAACGCCATGATTACGATTTATCCTCACAACAGCGACTGGGATAAACTCGCCGAAATTACCGGGGATTCGTCTTGGCAAAGCGACAATATGCGTAAATATTTTGAGCGCTTAGAACAATGCAGATATATCGAGCGTCCCCAAAGTATTGAAGATAACACCAGTCGGCACGGGTTTGATGGCTGGCTGGCGACATCACTCGCCGATCCTAAACTTGCAGTGCGCGATCGCCAATTATTAGGCACGATTGTTAAAGCTGTTTTAACTACCTTGCAAGACAAAGTACCCAATTTTTTCCAGCGAATACAGTATCTATCTTCCCAACTCAGTAACAGCTTTTTCTCAATCCTCAAAGGCGAAACGGCGCTCAAAGATATCATCGATCAATTGCTCGATCCCAACGATTGGCGAGTAGTGCAAAACCGCCCGGAAGGGGTATTTATGATTCCTTTGGCCACTAAAGATGGTCGGCGCATTAGTACCCGCGACTATATCCGAGCAGTGGAGCGCCAGCACCCCGACAAGCTAAAGGTACAAACTCATGCCTTGGTAACTCAAGTGCTATTTGAACCCGATGAAGGCAAATACAAAGCGATCGGTGTGGAATATCTAGAAGGGAAACACCTATACGGGGCAGATCCTAGAGCTTCCCAAACCAATAACTCTACAGCGCCAAAGCGTCAATACGCCAAACGAGAAATTATCCTCTCTGGGGGTGTATTTAATACGCCTCAATTGCTCAAGCTCTCTGGTATTGGTGCAGAGGAAGAATTAAAGCAGCTTAATATCCCTGTAAAAGTTAACTTACCTGGAGTAGGAGCAAACTTACAAGATCGTTATGAGGTGGGCGTTATTAGCCAAATGAAAGAAAATTTTGTCCTCCTAGAAGGCGGTACTTTCAAAGAACCCGAATCAGCAGACGCACCCAAAGATCCGCATCTCCAAGAGTGGGAAAAATCCAAGTCTGGCTTATATACCAGCAATGGGGCGGTGATTGGAATTATCAAAAAATCCGATGAAAAGCTGAATGATCCTGACTTATTTATCTTTGGCTTACCGCTTCACTTTAAAGGGTATTTTCTCAAATACGCTGACGAAATTGCCGCCAAGAGCGATCGCTTTACCTGGGCAATTCTTAAAGCTCATACCAACAATACGGCGGGGACGGTAAAATTGCGTTCCACTAATCCCCAAGACGTACCAGAAATCAACTTTCATTATTTTGATGAAGGTAACGACACCAAGGGCGAAGATTTGCAAGCGGTAGTCGAAGGGGTCAAATTTGTTCGGGAATTAACCGACCAATCGGATTTATTTATTAAAACCGAAATGTTACCCGGCGGTGAAATTGACCAAGAGGACGAAGTTAAGCAGTTTATCAAGGATGAAGCCTGGGGACATCATGCTTGTGGAACTTGTAAAATTGGACGACCAGAGGACAAAATGGCAGTTTTAGACAGCAATTTTCGCGTGTATGGAACGCAAAATTTGCGCGTAGTCGATGCTTCGGTATTTCCTTTTATTCCTGGCTTTTTCATTGTTGCCCCCATCTACATGATTAGCGAAAAAGCCTCGGATGTAATTATTCAAGCTGCCCAAAATCAGCCTTAA
- a CDS encoding patatin-like phospholipase family protein, translating into MAQKLAIAISGAVSLGSFESGVMYEIIEAIAQHNLHPNTTEDQKIVIDVITGASAGAMTAAIVAQKLLFEADKLREPLHNDIYRAWVEEADIQTLLQFGMEDNPDMAILSSGFVQQVGNKYLLNRYNSNAPTSIAKRHPAVAKSIQLGIALSNLNGFDFKINLTNIQGQLNSDNQQNNAFTYTKHKDCYITQIQSDKDDNYNLWELIKRIAIASGSFPFAFQVQEVDRISSDSAYKGSEFYTEPEPGKEPNKQPFAYTDGGVFENEPLGMAISLAKKLDKSPQDYEKRFFLYVAPGPKSSSINKDFTAAKAFYVNTAFALAGGIFTQSRFQDWIQVSDANESVEKFNNQALFLRDLLKQHPEKYSEFAEVAEKLLNTLYTDIKYREADEKRLKQQFEEEVQQLTSLGENGKAIASSWLKAVQALEKAANLGAKELLTVYAITAKDGELAGEKLSAFGGFFDRKFRDYDYYIGREKAAEFLRNLQKQNSQGGKKTGQIYLLNCNPGQNLQKPAVHLGDVELDNVDRKLRKQVKSLLLERLGRIIDSVEKRPLIAFPLKFFVKKMAEDKLEEILHLKR; encoded by the coding sequence ATGGCTCAAAAACTAGCGATCGCCATTAGTGGTGCTGTTTCTTTAGGTAGCTTCGAGTCTGGGGTAATGTACGAGATTATTGAAGCTATTGCTCAACACAACTTGCACCCAAATACCACCGAAGACCAAAAAATTGTTATTGACGTAATTACTGGAGCATCCGCCGGAGCAATGACGGCGGCGATTGTCGCTCAAAAACTGCTGTTTGAAGCTGATAAACTCCGAGAACCTCTCCACAACGATATTTACCGCGCCTGGGTAGAAGAAGCTGACATTCAAACGCTACTTCAGTTTGGAATGGAAGATAATCCTGATATGGCGATTTTGTCCTCTGGCTTTGTGCAGCAAGTTGGCAACAAGTATCTGTTGAATCGCTATAACTCTAATGCTCCAACAAGTATTGCTAAACGCCACCCGGCGGTAGCTAAGAGTATTCAGCTAGGAATTGCTTTATCTAACCTCAATGGGTTTGACTTCAAAATTAACTTAACTAACATCCAAGGACAACTAAATTCAGACAACCAGCAAAACAATGCTTTTACCTACACAAAACATAAAGATTGCTATATCACCCAAATTCAAAGCGACAAAGATGATAACTATAATCTTTGGGAATTAATCAAGCGTATTGCGATCGCTTCTGGTTCGTTTCCCTTCGCCTTCCAAGTACAGGAAGTTGACAGAATAAGCTCTGATTCAGCTTATAAAGGCTCAGAATTTTATACTGAGCCAGAACCCGGAAAAGAGCCGAATAAACAACCTTTTGCCTATACCGATGGCGGTGTTTTTGAAAATGAACCTTTAGGTATGGCAATTAGTCTAGCCAAAAAACTCGATAAATCCCCCCAAGATTATGAAAAACGCTTTTTCCTCTATGTAGCTCCAGGGCCGAAAAGTTCTAGCATAAATAAGGATTTTACTGCGGCTAAAGCTTTCTATGTGAATACAGCCTTCGCTTTAGCTGGAGGAATTTTTACTCAATCACGCTTTCAAGATTGGATTCAAGTTAGCGATGCCAATGAATCGGTGGAAAAGTTTAACAATCAAGCTCTGTTTTTAAGAGACTTACTTAAGCAACATCCAGAAAAATATTCAGAGTTTGCCGAAGTTGCCGAAAAACTTTTAAACACTCTTTATACAGATATCAAATACAGAGAAGCGGACGAAAAGCGACTAAAGCAGCAGTTTGAGGAAGAAGTGCAACAACTTACTAGCTTGGGAGAAAATGGCAAAGCGATTGCTAGTAGTTGGTTGAAGGCTGTTCAAGCTCTAGAAAAAGCGGCTAACCTTGGCGCTAAAGAGCTTTTGACCGTTTATGCTATTACTGCCAAAGATGGAGAATTAGCTGGAGAAAAATTATCAGCTTTTGGTGGTTTCTTCGATCGCAAGTTTCGCGATTACGATTACTATATTGGGCGTGAAAAGGCTGCGGAGTTTCTGAGAAATCTTCAAAAGCAAAATAGTCAAGGTGGTAAAAAAACAGGTCAAATTTATTTGCTTAACTGTAATCCTGGACAAAATTTACAAAAACCTGCCGTTCATTTGGGAGACGTAGAACTAGATAACGTTGACCGAAAATTGCGTAAGCAAGTTAAAAGTCTGCTTTTGGAACGTTTGGGGAGAATTATTGATTCTGTAGAAAAACGACCATTAATTGCCTTTCCTTTGAAGTTTTTTGTCAAAAAAATGGCTGAAGATAAACTAGAGGAAATTTTGCACTTGAAGCGATAG
- a CDS encoding DUF2996 domain-containing protein, with protein MADTTPNNSPEEQAPTGKTAGENAPPSTVDQQAPSIVEEHLHSTSEAEATDIPTANAPDPTAVDPEINPNASKEKPTSEASTPDESASQAKPPKKSAPADKADSPAAKKEKAPAVEDKPFAEFVQQHYLPALQKAFATQGVPEANLKFEKQKVAIAGYDSSECWQVKGSLYNGLRQFSVYFPQENIQGQRAFSCNEGSKPSTLESFLIDERKVTLDLLVFGVIQRLNGQKWLARN; from the coding sequence ATGGCAGATACTACTCCAAATAATTCCCCTGAAGAACAAGCACCGACTGGGAAAACTGCGGGAGAAAATGCCCCACCAAGTACCGTAGACCAGCAAGCTCCAAGTATAGTTGAGGAGCATCTTCATAGTACATCCGAGGCAGAGGCTACCGATATTCCTACTGCCAATGCGCCCGATCCTACGGCAGTAGATCCTGAAATTAATCCTAACGCCAGCAAAGAAAAACCCACCTCCGAAGCTTCTACTCCTGACGAATCCGCCTCCCAAGCTAAACCACCCAAAAAGAGCGCCCCCGCCGACAAAGCAGATTCACCCGCCGCCAAAAAAGAAAAAGCTCCCGCCGTTGAAGACAAGCCTTTTGCGGAATTTGTACAGCAACACTATTTACCAGCATTGCAAAAAGCCTTCGCAACTCAAGGAGTACCAGAAGCAAATTTAAAGTTTGAAAAACAAAAAGTTGCGATCGCAGGTTATGATTCTAGCGAGTGTTGGCAAGTCAAAGGCAGCTTATACAACGGTTTGCGTCAATTTAGCGTTTATTTCCCTCAAGAAAATATCCAAGGACAAAGAGCTTTTTCCTGTAACGAAGGCTCTAAACCAAGTACCCTAGAATCGTTTTTGATTGACGAGCGCAAAGTAACTTTAGATTTGCTAGTATTTGGCGTAATTCAGCGCTTAAATGGTCAAAAATGGCTGGCAAGAAACTAG
- a CDS encoding TM2 domain-containing protein, whose product MMNHEPPTPPETKVSSAYFLWLACLLQLHGLHRLYNGKVFTGLLWLCTLGLFGVGQLVDLLLIPNMVDEHNTKLRARLGVSEVGIPLYQPVVASSVISSKYTRSQLMMKLLLAAERRGGKLSVTQAVMDTEASFAEVEATLREMLKTGYVAIDNHPDTGVVIYHFLELS is encoded by the coding sequence ATGATGAACCACGAACCACCAACACCGCCAGAGACGAAAGTATCCAGCGCTTATTTTCTCTGGCTTGCTTGCTTACTACAGTTACATGGATTGCATCGGTTGTACAATGGCAAAGTTTTTACAGGTTTGTTGTGGCTTTGCACTTTGGGTTTATTTGGGGTTGGACAATTAGTAGATTTATTGTTGATTCCCAATATGGTAGACGAGCATAATACAAAACTACGAGCCAGATTAGGAGTATCGGAAGTTGGGATTCCGTTGTATCAGCCTGTAGTTGCTAGTAGCGTTATTAGTTCCAAATATACGCGATCGCAATTAATGATGAAATTGCTTCTAGCGGCGGAGCGTAGAGGAGGAAAGCTCTCCGTTACTCAAGCTGTCATGGATACAGAAGCTAGTTTTGCTGAAGTTGAAGCAACTTTAAGAGAAATGCTGAAAACTGGTTATGTAGCAATAGACAACCACCCCGATACTGGAGTGGTTATCTATCACTTTTTAGAATTGAGCTAG